In the Arthrobacter sp. 31Y genome, one interval contains:
- a CDS encoding 2-hydroxyacid dehydrogenase has product MSRVVVTGRIPDAALEKLRAEHEVDAWSGPESIGREELLRRVAGADAIVSLLTERVDAELLDAAGPQLKVVANVAVGYDNIDVPACVERGVIAANTPGVLTDATADIAFGLILMATRRLGEGERLIRSGQDWKWGMFFLLGSSLQGKTLGVVGMGGIGQATARRAKAFGMEIVYQSRSLIDPTLAAELDARRVDLDELLAVSDVVSLHCPYGPATHHLIGAEQLAAMKNSAFLVNTARGPIVDEDALAAALGEGAIAGAGLDVYEHEPRVHPGLLELDNVALLPHLGSATVETRTAMAMLAADNALAVLSGEQPPAAIS; this is encoded by the coding sequence ATGAGCCGCGTCGTTGTCACGGGACGCATTCCCGACGCTGCACTTGAAAAGCTTCGCGCAGAACACGAAGTCGATGCCTGGAGCGGTCCTGAGTCCATTGGACGCGAGGAACTCCTGCGTCGCGTGGCTGGAGCCGACGCGATCGTGTCCCTGCTGACCGAGCGCGTTGATGCTGAACTGCTCGATGCCGCCGGTCCGCAGCTCAAAGTCGTCGCGAACGTCGCCGTGGGATATGACAACATCGATGTCCCCGCCTGTGTGGAACGTGGCGTCATCGCCGCCAACACACCCGGCGTTCTCACCGACGCCACAGCCGACATCGCCTTCGGCCTCATCCTCATGGCCACCAGGAGGCTCGGCGAGGGCGAACGACTCATCCGCTCCGGCCAGGATTGGAAATGGGGCATGTTCTTCCTGCTTGGCAGCAGTCTGCAGGGCAAGACACTCGGCGTCGTCGGCATGGGCGGCATCGGCCAAGCAACCGCGCGGCGGGCCAAAGCCTTCGGCATGGAGATCGTCTACCAGTCCCGCAGCTTGATCGACCCAACACTCGCCGCGGAACTGGATGCCCGACGCGTCGATCTGGACGAGTTGCTGGCCGTTTCCGACGTCGTGTCCCTGCACTGCCCCTACGGTCCCGCCACTCATCACCTGATCGGGGCCGAACAACTCGCGGCAATGAAGAACTCGGCCTTTCTGGTCAACACCGCGCGCGGACCCATCGTCGATGAAGATGCACTGGCGGCAGCACTCGGGGAGGGTGCAATCGCTGGAGCCGGACTTGACGTCTACGAGCACGAGCCCCGCGTCCATCCCGGCCTTCTGGAGTTGGACAATGTTGCGCTGCTGCCACACCTTGGCTCGGCCACGGTGGAGACGCGCACCGCCATGGCCATGCTCGCAGCCGACAACGCCCTCGCGGTGCTCAGCGGGGAACAACCACCCGCAGCCATCTCGTAG
- a CDS encoding pyridoxal phosphate-dependent aminotransferase yields the protein MQQLAHRLERLGTETAFSVAQAAAAWKAKGNVVYPFHLGDINIPTAPNIVEAMTKAIADGYTGYCPGPGIPQLREALAEDIGSRRGISLSPDNVVVMTGGKPVITKFLQAVMNPGQEVLYPNPGFPIYESQIEYLGGTAVPYRYLPTSQGFSIDLDQVRASITPKTVAIIYNDLQNPISAESTAAEREAIAQIAQEHNLWVLSDEAYFETRYEGVSNSIVSIPGMAERTVILYTFSKKFAMTGSRLGCAVAPLEIAKVLSTLNTNDESCTTHYVQWAGIEALRGTQEPVQQMLDILRERRDATCELVNSVPGMHVAVPQSTFYLFPDVTDVMEKMGYTAVGDFASDALYKTGVSFCTREHFGRRQPGEERQYIRLAYSGIDVANIRDGLGRLRDWIVTA from the coding sequence ATGCAGCAACTCGCGCATCGACTCGAACGGCTCGGCACCGAAACTGCCTTTAGCGTCGCCCAAGCTGCGGCCGCCTGGAAGGCCAAGGGAAACGTGGTTTACCCCTTCCACCTAGGCGATATCAACATCCCTACTGCTCCGAACATCGTCGAGGCCATGACCAAGGCAATCGCCGACGGTTACACGGGCTACTGCCCCGGCCCGGGCATCCCACAGCTTCGCGAAGCCCTCGCTGAAGACATTGGCTCACGCCGCGGCATCAGCCTTTCCCCGGACAACGTGGTGGTCATGACGGGCGGGAAGCCCGTCATCACCAAGTTCCTTCAAGCAGTCATGAACCCTGGGCAGGAGGTGCTCTACCCTAATCCCGGCTTCCCGATCTACGAATCGCAGATCGAATACCTCGGAGGCACAGCCGTACCTTACCGCTACCTCCCCACGAGCCAGGGCTTCTCGATCGACCTGGACCAGGTACGCGCGTCCATCACCCCCAAAACTGTGGCGATCATTTACAACGACCTGCAGAACCCCATCTCCGCAGAGTCCACTGCGGCCGAGCGCGAAGCCATCGCGCAGATCGCCCAAGAGCATAACCTGTGGGTACTTTCTGACGAAGCCTACTTCGAGACCCGCTACGAGGGTGTTTCCAACTCGATCGTGTCCATCCCAGGCATGGCAGAGCGAACCGTCATTCTCTACACCTTCAGCAAGAAGTTCGCCATGACGGGCTCACGGCTAGGCTGCGCAGTCGCGCCACTTGAGATCGCCAAGGTACTCAGCACACTCAACACCAACGACGAATCCTGTACCACGCACTACGTACAGTGGGCAGGCATCGAAGCGCTCCGCGGCACCCAGGAGCCGGTGCAGCAAATGCTCGATATCCTTCGTGAGCGCCGGGATGCTACCTGCGAACTCGTCAATTCCGTCCCTGGAATGCACGTCGCCGTACCCCAATCCACCTTCTACCTGTTCCCCGACGTCACCGATGTCATGGAGAAAATGGGCTACACCGCCGTCGGTGACTTCGCCAGCGACGCACTGTACAAAACCGGTGTCTCATTCTGCACGCGTGAGCACTTCGGCCGACGCCAACCCGGCGAGGAACGGCAATACATCCGGCTCGCCTACTCAGGCATCGACGTCGCCAACATCCGTGACGGACTCGGCCGCCTCCGCGACTGGATCGTGACCGCATGA
- a CDS encoding dihydrofolate reductase family protein translates to MGKVAWGFTCSIDGFIAGPGHDMSWLSDAEPLNDGTTERMAGEVAVIISGRDGYDAAKAQRDDRDQMTAEAYGGAWSGTEFILTHRPEEIADDPTIIALNCDIVEAVRRAQEIAGEKDVQIISADIARQALEHDLIDELQVFVAPVFLGDGTRIFDVPGGRRYDWELDHMYEGAERSFGRTYRPKRR, encoded by the coding sequence ATGGGCAAAGTAGCCTGGGGATTCACATGCTCCATCGACGGTTTCATCGCTGGACCTGGACACGACATGAGCTGGTTATCCGATGCCGAACCACTCAACGACGGCACCACGGAGCGGATGGCAGGCGAGGTCGCGGTGATCATTTCCGGCAGGGACGGCTATGACGCCGCGAAAGCCCAACGGGACGACAGGGATCAGATGACCGCCGAGGCCTATGGCGGCGCCTGGTCCGGCACCGAGTTCATCCTCACCCACCGGCCGGAGGAGATCGCCGATGACCCCACCATCATTGCGCTTAATTGCGACATCGTAGAGGCGGTCCGCCGCGCCCAGGAGATCGCCGGCGAGAAGGATGTGCAGATCATCAGCGCCGACATCGCGCGTCAAGCACTGGAGCACGACCTCATCGACGAACTGCAGGTCTTCGTAGCACCAGTGTTCCTCGGCGACGGTACCCGGATCTTCGACGTCCCCGGAGGGCGCCGCTACGACTGGGAGCTCGACCACATGTACGAGGGTGCCGAGCGTAGTTTTGGGCGGACTTACCGGCCGAAACGGCGCTAG